One window of the Bombus huntii isolate Logan2020A chromosome 18, iyBomHunt1.1, whole genome shotgun sequence genome contains the following:
- the LOC126875389 gene encoding DNA polymerase zeta catalytic subunit isoform X2 produces MFSINLVTLDSYQSIPLLGVDVTFSDFRGNEIRQVPVIRIFGSTPSGTKTCLHIHGVFPYMYIPCTINDNVNSYMYKLAAAIDSAINVSLGSAISNTQHVYKIQQVSGIPFYGYHEKEHLFLKIYFYNPAMIKRAADLLQNGVIFGQSLQPHEAHIPFILQFMIDYNLYGMSLINLKDVKFRQCIHTKLEENSENESPLNLFDSQKYLPAFIVKQSTCKLEVDAQACEILNRQEIQNDLDLNPGIAAIWNEERHRREAKDLENVESQFLYSNTSNRIYDLTENDIYQEERLRKKLQSISQISEDITSKTSKIHSYPLEVDDENNSFSASYVPNHFKSLMLNKETKDETFLNNSLLEFDNFEIKENLPQDKTIENTILDSEDMYLVEILADLREENEEEKIIDNDSMLGSQFSMLNNEIKVDNEDDEIEDLNITSLDLSLSSWNSIITEIESKMTEDNKQTNDITEHNTESTSSRDVPQYDGSSDLVLKNEEQLIWQLTRNKIKEGKKACTKLDKFALHFNSNMILNELKFINIPINLNLLQNQLMIPQGTIFDIKLSKHFTFYQEQNREFESKRRKTSQTTEKKLSYYKDINIYKLDHKDLDVYDIDEIEYTLHKCKHLKNSIDFENNPNESYIRNSVSNKLNIPALDGNADNSSSDSEVDQDTTINKEEKRICVYKPNTKFKSDKGVVNISLIKRRIELEDSNLQSPYKRRNTIGNYLSNEPYPIPTKAKLVHSPCSVSKKYSSLDIKIVSPKIDKNIRNNESCSSESSYDTLKRNNQHLFRDKIDNLALEENQTFFTHNETSNISKTGSVILKHKDSSNVHEESINFDKEDNVSKTNFETQIILKNNKQICKKLSFMNINNKEISSVKDNIYFENLSLTKEIIDNIHKSNNSISISTMNSKCHGNSIKLHTRENEKVNYEYNLPSTSRDNVNLYLDNTSDQMSLIHKNIDEDEDEEDVCNMTYTQYLNGKLESESNTPNIMALKDISGIETKLITITSKFNSPSRERIINSMKMYDILESKFNSLFFSNKIDLIKFKQRKNLSNNIYKVIPFKCSLDRVTGIKLWRRVRINEFYPSGSSIKSCNIKRVLAGYNTLIIHPLIQPPTSKNVKTWLQAKKYLSKKNNNNEVKDNIDFPRDIKESNILNKILANNLYMKSQCSGSSEHSSKSNNSFNSSLQKMLENPLLYKNNDTPQYLGISYGQIEYTLKGHSNNIENENRQNAKGLTVHQYLTILAVEIHVITRDKFLPDPNHDPIGAIFYAIHNDVPLSSKIEQIEHGAILVSSLTQNTKVKNIHSANTCTTSYVSTEEDLLNSLIILVRHCDPDILIGWEVESLSWGYIFHRASHIGLKDFMWQISRIPTAPPISKGQASDKDNFSDAKISGRIILDVWRIIRHEIALLNYTFENVMYHVMRERVSCPTFQILTNWWNHKSVTIRWRVITHYVIRIVGTLRILIHLDIIGRTCEHARLFGIQFYEVFSRGSQFRVESMMLRLAKPLNYISVSPSIQQRARMRAPESLPLIMEPQSTLYTDPLIVLDFQSLYPSIIIAYNYCFSTCLGRVEHIGHYEPYEFGATTLKIKKDTAKKLFGKINFAPCGVAFVKPEIRMGILPRMLTEILNTRLMVKKSMKLHGNENHALQRILHSQQLGLKLIANVTYGYTAANFSGRMPCIEIGDSVVSKGRETLERAIKIVESTPKWGAEVVYGDTDSLFILLRRKSKEEAFSIGAEIADTVTAANPPPVKLKFEKVLQPSILQTKKRYCGYMYESPEQKEPEYLAKGIETVRRDGCPAVTKILEKTLKILFDTKDLSLVKQYVTRQFDKILRKRISIQDLTFAKEFRGLNGYKISACVPALELTRRLMRKDPRAIPRTGERVRYIIVAGAPNQPLIQCVRTPTEVILDESLSPNSIYYITKVIIPPLNRCLNLVNVDANTWYTEMIHRQTPDKIVNLCANNQKLTIRQFFNTVICAVCENQTQKDICMNCMSKPSQTITILHEKLRWLERTHHELTMICQSCTGYLDDPKCESLDCPVLYRLMQARRDLVQIPYLNNIIRNM; encoded by the exons ATGTTTTCAATCAATTTGGTAACTTTAGATAGTTATCAGTCAATTCCACTATTAGGAGTAGATGTAACATTTTCAGACTTTCGAGGAAATGAAATTAGGCAAGTCCCAGTTATCAGGATATTTGGATCTACTCCTTCTG GAACAAAAACATGTTTACATATACATGGAGTATTtccatatatgtacataccaTGTACAATAAATGATAATGTTAATAGTTACATGTACAAATTGGCAGCAGCAATAGATTCTGCAATAAATGTATCTTTGGGATCTGCAATATCTAATACTCAGcatgtttataaaattcaacaaGTTTCTGGAAt TCCTTTTTACGGATATCATGAAAAGGAACATTTGTTTctaaaaatttacttttacaaTCCAGCTATGATCAAACGAGCAGCTGATTTATTACAA aaTGGAGTAATATTTGGTCAAAGTTTACAACCACATGAAGCACATATACcttttattttgcaatttatGATTGATTATAATCTATATGGTATGAGTTTAATAAACTTAAAAGATGTTAAATTTAGACAATGCATACATacaaaattagaagaaaactCAGAAAATGAGAGTCcattaaatttatttgattCACAAAAATACCTCCCAGCATTTATTGTTAAACAAAGCACCTGCAAATTAGAAGTAGATGCACAAGCATGTGAAATACTCAATAGACAAGAAATTCAGAATGATTTGGATTTAAATCCTGGTATTGCAGCCATTTGGAATGAAGAAAGACATAGAAGAGAAGCAAAAGATTTAGAGAATGTTGAATCACAATTTTTGTATTCTAATACTAGTAACAGAATTTATGATTTAACAGAGAATGATATTTATCAAGAAGAAAGATTAAGGAAAAAATTGCAGTCTATATCACAG ATTAGTGAAGATATAACTTCAAAAACATCAAAAATACACAGTTATCCTTTAGAAGTGGATGATGAAAATAACTCATTTAGTGCTTCATATGTTCCAAATCATTTTAAATCACTAATGCTAAATAAAGAAACTAAAGATGAAACGTTTTTAAATAATAGTTTATTAGAATTTGATAACTttgagataaaagaaaatttaccTCAAGAtaaaacaatagaaaataCTATTT TGGACTCTGAAGATATGTATTTGGTTGAAATATTGGCTGATTtaagagaagaaaatgaagaagagaaaattatAGATAACGATAGCATGTTAGGTTCTCAATTTTCTATGttgaataatgaaattaaagtGGATAATGAAGATGATGAAATTGAAGATTTGAACATTACAAGTTTAGATTTGAGCCTTAGTTCGTGGAACTCAATTATCACTGAAATTGAAAGTAAGATGACAGAAgataacaaacaaacaaatgaTATAACTGAACATAATACTGAAAGTACTTCTTCAAGAGATGTTCCTCAGTATGATGGCTCAAGCGATTtagttttaaaaaatgaagagCAATTAATATGGCAGCTTactagaaataaaataaaggagGGAAAAAAAGCATGTACAAAATTGGATAAATTTGCACTACATTTCAATAGTAATATGatattaaatgaattaaaatttataaatattccaataaatCTTAAtcttttacaaaatcagtTAATGATTCCGCAAGGAACtatatttgatattaaattatctaaacattttacattttatcaGGAACAAAATCGAGAATTTGAAAGTAAACGTAGAAAAACGTCACAAACTACTGAAAAAAAGTTGTCgtattataaagatataaatatttataaattagatCACAAAGATTTAGATGTTTATGATATAGATGAGATCGAATATACATTACATAAGtgtaaacatttaaaaaattcaatagaTTTTGAAAACAATCCTAATGAATCGTATATCAGGAATAGtgtttcaaataaattaaacatacCTGCACTTGATGGTAATGCTGATAATAGCTCCAGTGATTCTGAGGTAGATCAGGATACTACCATTAACAAGGAAGAAAAGCGCATTTGTGTTTATAAGccaaatacaaaatttaaaagtgACAAGGGTGTGGTTAATATTTCACTGATAAAACGAAGGATTGAATTGGAAGATTCTAATTTGCAATCTCCTTATAAGCGACGTAATACCattggaaattatttatcaaatgaACCATATCCTATCCCAACTAAAGCAAAATTGGTACATAGTCCATGTTCTGtctcaaaaaaatattcttcgcttgatataaaaatagtgTCTccaaaaatagataaaaatattagaaataatgAATCTTGTAGTTCAGAATCTAGTTATGATACTTTGAAACGAAATAATCAACATTTATTTCGTGataaaatagataatttaGCTTTAGAGGAAAATCAAA cATTCTTTACACATAATGAAACTTCAAATATTAGCAAAACAGGCTCAGTTATTCTTAAACACAAAGACAG TTCAAATGTACATGAAGAGTcaattaattttgataaagAAGATAATGTATCaaaaacaaattttgaaacacaaattattcttaaaaataacaaacagatttgtaaaaaattaagttttatgaatattaataataaagaaattagtTCTGTAAAGgataatatatatttcgaaAACTTATCTCTAACAAAAGAAATCATagataatatacataaaagcAATAATTCCATTAGCATTTCCACAATGAATTCTAAATGTCATGGAAATTCTATAAAACTACACACAAGAGAGAATGAGAAAGTcaattatgaatataatttaccAAGTACATCCAGAGATAATGTCAATTTGTACTTAGACAATACTTCAGACCAAATGTcattaatacataaaaatatagatgaagatgaagatgaagaagaCGTTTGTAATATGACATATACACAATACCTTAATGGAAAATTAGAATCAGAATCAAATACCCCAAATATCATGGCACTAAAAGATATAAGTGGTATAGAAACTAAGTTGATTACTATTACAAGTAAATTTAATTCACCAAGCAGAGAAAGAATCATAAACTCTATGAAGATGTATGATATTTTAGAATCAAAATtcaattcattatttttcagCAACAAAATTgatttgataaaatttaagcaaagaaaaaatttaagtaataatatttacaaagtaATTCCATTTAAATGTAGTTTAGATAGAGTTACGGGTATTAAACTCTGGCGTCGAGTACGAATAAATGAGTTTTATCCTTCTGGATCAAGTATAAAATCTTGCAATATAAAGAGAGTTCTTGCAGGGTACAATACGTTAATAATTCATCCTCTTATTCAGCCACCAACATCGAAAAATGTTAAAACTTGGTTACAAGCTAAAAAGTATTTATCAAAGAAGAACAATAATAATGAAGTAAAAGATAATATTGATTTTCCAAGAGATATAAAAGAAAGCAATATTCTCAACAAAATACTTGCTAATAATCTATATATGAAATCACAATGTTCTGGCAGTTCAGAGCATTCAAGCAAATCTAATAATAGTTTTAATTCTTCTTTACAAAAAATGCTTGAAAATCCATTATTATACAAGAATAATGATACACCACAATATCTAGGTATTTCATATGGACAAATTGAATATACTCTAAAAGGCCATAgtaataatattgaaaatgaaaatcgtCAAAATGCCAAAGGCCTAACTGTG CATCAATATCTGACAATATTAGCAGTAGAAATACACGTTATTACACGTGATAAATTTCTCCCTGATCCAAATCATGATCCAATTGGAGCAATATTCTATGCTATTCATAATGATGTTCCATTATCTTCAAAAATTGAACAAATAGAGCATG GTGCTATTCTTGTAAGTTCATTAACCCAAAatacaaaagtaaaaaatatacattcaGCTAATACATGTACTACATCATATGTATCTACTGAAGAGGATTTACTAAATAGTCTTATAATATTAGTTAGGCATTGTGATCCAGATATTTTAATTGGTTGGGAGGTTGAGTCTCTTTCATGGGGATATATCTTTCATAGAGCTTCTCATATTGGTCTAAAAGATTTTATGTGGCAAATTTCAAGAATTCCAACTGCCCCTCCAATATCTAAAGGACAAGCATCTGATAAAGATAATTTCAGTGATGCAAAAATCTCAGGTCGAATTATCCTTGATGTTTGGAGAATAATAAGACATGAAATAgcattattaaattatacatttgAGAACGTTATGTATCATGTAATGCGTGAAAGAGTGTCATGTCCTACTTTTCAGATTTTAACTAATTGGTGGAACCATAAAAGTGTAACAATACGATGGAGAGTTATTACTCATTATGTCATACGAATTGTGGGTACATTGAGAATATTAATCCATCTTGATATTATTG GTCGAACTTGTGAACATGCACGACTTTTCGgaatacaattttatgaaGTTTTTTCAAGAGGTTCTCAGTTTCGAGTTGAATCAATGATGTTGAGGCTTGCAAAACCTTTGAATTATATTTCAGTTTCACCCTCTATACAACAAAGAGCCCGAATGCGCGCACCTGAATCTTTACCACTTATTATGGAACCACAATCCACATTATACACTGATCCGTTAATTGTCCTGGATTTTCAAAGTTTATATCCAAGCATTATTATTGCTTATAACTATTGCTTCTCTACATGTTTAGGTCGTGTAGAGCACATTGGCCA TTATGAACCATATGAGTTTGGTGCAActacattaaaaataaaaaaagatactGCTAAGAAActatttggaaaaataaattttgcacCCTGTGGTGTAGCTTTTGTAAAACCAGAAATAAGAATGGGAATATTACCGCGTATGCTtacagaaattttaaatactcGATTAATGGTAAAAAAGTCTATGAAACTTCATGGGAATGAAAATCACGCATTACAACGTATTCTTCATTCACAACAATTAGGGCTTAAGTTAATTGCAAATGTTACTTATGGTTATACAGCTGCTAATTTTAGTGGCAGAATGCCTTGTATTGAA atAGGGGACAGTGTTGTTAGTAAAGGAAGGGAAACATTAGAACGAGCGATTAAAATAGTAGAATCTACACCTAAATGGGGAGCTGAAGTTGTTTATGGTGATACAGATtcgttatttattcttttacgTAGAAAATCAAAAGAAGAGGCGTTTTCAATAGGAGCTGAAATTGCTGATACTGTTACTGCAGCTAATCCTCCTCCTGTAAAACTTAAATTTGAGAAAGTTTTGCAACCATCAATATTACAA ACTAAAAAAAGATACTGTGGTTATATGTATGAGTCTCCAGAACAGAAAGAACCTGAATATTTAGCAAAAGGTATTGAAACTGTTCGTAGAGATGGTTGTCCAGCTGTAACTAAG atacttgagaaaacattgaaaatcCTATTTGATACAAAGGATCTCTCTTTAGTAAAACAATATGTTACTAGacaatttgataaaattttacgtAAAAGAATATCAATTCAAGATTTAACATTTGCAAAGGAATTTCGTGGTTTGAATGGTTACAAAATCAGTGCTTGTGTACCTGCATTGGAGTTAACACGAAGATTGATGCGCAAAGATCCACGGGCGATACCTCGTACTGGTGAAAGAGTACGATATATTATAGTGGCTGGAGCCCCAAATCAGCCACTAATTCAGTGTGTACGAACTCCAACAGAAGTAATTTTAGATGAAAGTTTAAGTCCAAATTCGATATACTACATAACAAAAGTTATTATACCACCACTTAATCGGTGTTTAAATTTAGTCAACGTTGATGCTAATACATG GTATACAGAAATGATCCATCGCCAAACACCTGATAAAATAGTTAATTTATGTGCGAACAATCAAAAGCTAACTATtcgacaattttttaatactgtTATATGTGCTGTTTGTGAAAATCAAACGCAAAAAGATATTTGTATGAATTGCATGTCAAAGCCAAGTCAAACAATTACTATTCTACATGAAAAGTTAAGGTGGTTAGAACGTACTCATCACGAACTTACTATG aTATGTCAGTCTTGTACTGGCTACTTGGATGATCCGAAATGTGAATCTTTAGATTGCCCGGTTTTATATCGATTGATGCAAGCTCGAAGAGATCTCGTCCAAATAccttatttaaataatattattcgcAATATGTAA